The following proteins are co-located in the Thermus aquaticus genome:
- a CDS encoding P-II family nitrogen regulator yields the protein VSEPFVKPTVEAILKAARTGEVGDGKVFVIPVEKVYRIRTGEEDEAAVTPVQ from the coding sequence GTCTCCGAGCCCTTCGTCAAGCCCACGGTGGAGGCCATCCTGAAGGCGGCCCGCACCGGGGAAGTAGGGGACGGAAAGGTCTTCGTCATCCCCGTAGAGAAGGTCTACCGCATCCGCACCGGCGAGGAGGACGAGGCGGCCGTGACCCCGGTACAATAG